In Candidatus Delongbacteria bacterium, the genomic window CTATTCGTTTTGCCCCATATGTAAACATCAGCCATAATATCGCCAATTACTGCAATATTTTTATCTTTTAGTCTCTCTATTAAATCAAATAATCTTACTTTTGTAAATCTGATCATGAACTTCCCACTAAATAATTTTTTCAGGATTTATTAAGTTATCTGGATCAAAACTTTTTTTAATTTTCTTGAAAGTTTCCATTTCGTTATTACCATATTGAATACCTAAAAATCTTTTTTTTGCTAATCCGATTCCATGCTCTCCAGATATACTTCCACCGAGTTTTATAGTTTGGCTAAAAATTGCTTCAGCTACCCTTACTGCTTTTTCAGTCAAAATAACATCGTTTTTGTCATAGAGAATATTTACATGAAGATTTCCGTCTCCTGCATGACCATATATTGGTATTCTAATTCCTGTCTCAGATGATATCTTCCTGATTATAGAGATAATATCTTTGAATCTATTTATGGGTATCACAATATCTTCATTCATCTTATTGGGTGACAGATTTCTGATTGCCGGAGAAATCGATCTTCTTACAAGGCTAAGTTCATCTTTAGTCTCTTTTTCTGATGATGCTGAAAATGAAACAGACTCTTCATTTAATAATTTTTCTAACCCTTCAGATCTTTTTAGCATATCTATAAAAGAAAAACCATCAACTTCCACAAGAAGTAAAGATTTTGTAAAATCAGGGACGTCGATTTTTTTATAATTTATGACAGCTTCAAAGGCCGATTCATCAATTATTTCCATCATGGAAACAGAAATACCGGTATTTTTTATTTTATGAACTATTTTTACAGCCTCTTCAAAAGATTTTAAATGAAGTAAAAATAGTTTATCAAAGCTTGGTTTGGGAATGAGTGATAGTTCTATTTCATAAATAAATCCAAAAGTTCCTTCGCTTCCATTCATCATAGAGGCTAAAGGATTGTAATTTTTTGATAATGAACCAGCAGAACAATCATTTCCCTCATTGTCGATATATCTTAAACCTTTTACATATTTTGAAGTAACTCCATATTTTACACAGTGTAGTCCACCTGCATTTTCAGCAACATTTCCACCGATAGTGGATACTGTAAAACTGGAAGGATCGGGAGGATAATACAGATTCTTTTCTGAAGCCAATTTATAAATATCGGAAGTAATAACTCCTGGCTCAACTAGCATGGTTCTCAGGAGTGGTTTGAAGTTTAAAATCTTATCCATCTTTTCAAAACAGATTATAATCCCACCTCGATGTGAGCAAACACCACCACTCATACCACTTCCAGCACCTCGAGCAATTACGGGAATATTATTTTTTCTTGAAAATAAAACTGTTTTAATAATGTCTTCTTTTGTGTTTGCGTAAACGACACAATCCGGTAATCCCTCAATTTTAGTAGTGTCGGTTCTGTTTACAAACCTCTCCTCAATACTTAGTAGGCATTTATCTTCACCAAGAGTATCTAATAATTCATCAAAACACATTTTTTATACTTTCAACGAAGAATCTATCTCTTCTAAATCAATGTATTTATTTAATATAGGATCAACTTCATTCTCAATAAACTCTACAACCTGACTAGATGCTCTACCTGTGTATAGTGCAGGATCTATGATCTCTTCAAGTTCTTTCTTTGTAAGATCAAATTTGTCTGAGTCAGCTATTAAATCTAGGAGATTATTGGATTTGCCTTCCAATTTAACATTTTTTCCAGCTTCCATCGAAAATTGACGAATAAGTTCATGTAACTCTTGTCTGTTACCACCTTTTTTTACGGCTTGCATCAAAATATTCTCTGTTGCCATGAATGGAATCTCTTCCATAAGCCTTTTCTCTATTTGTTTTGGATAGACAACCAAACCATTAAATATATTATTAAGAATTAGAAGTATCGCATCAATAGCCAGAAAACTTTGTGGAACAGCTAATCTTTTATTTGCACTATCATCAAGAGTTCTTTCAAACCATTGAGTTGAAGATGTCATTGCAACCGATGTAGTTAGGGATATGACAAATTTAGCTAAAGAAGACACCCTTTCACTTCTCATAGGGTTTCTTTTGTAAGCCATTGCTGAGGATCCTATTTGATCCTTTTCAAACGGCTCTTCGATCTCTTTTAAATTTTGAAGTAGTCTGATATCATTTGTACATTTATGTGCAGATTGGGCTATTGATGATAAAACTGACAATACTCTGTAGTCTGTTTTTCTATCGTAAGTTTGACCAGTAACAATAAATCTCTTTTCAAAACCGGCTTTTTTTGTAACCATTTCATCAAGCTTGACTACTTTAGATTCATCATTGTCAAAAAGGCTCATGAACGATGCCTGAGTACCAGTAGTACCTTTCACACCTCTAAATTTCAAAGTTGATAAAGCGAAATCAAGTTCTTCGAAATCAGAAATGAAACTCTGAAGCCAAAGAGAAGTTCTCTTGCCAACAGTAGTTATTTGTGCTGCTTGAAAATGTGTGAATCCTAGAGTTGGTCTTTCTTTTTCTGAAAGTGCAAAATTCCTCATTTTTTTAATAAGAAGAATCAATTTTTTTCTTACTTCAAGCAATCCATCTTTAAGTTGAATTAAATCAGTGTTGTCTCCTACATAAGCCGATGTTGCCCCTAGATGAATAATTGGATCAGCTTTTTTACACTGAAGACCATAAGCATGAACATGAGCCATTACGTCATGTCTAAACTTTTTCTCATATTCCTGTGCTTCTTTATAATTGATGTCATTGGCAAATTTTTTCATTTCTTCAATCTGCTCATCCGTAATATTCAGACCCAGTTCTTTTTCTGATTCTGCAAGAGCAATCCACAGTTTTCTCCACGTCCTGAACTTGAAGTCAGGGCTAAAAATAAAACTCATCTCTTTTGAACAATATCTTTCGATTAAAGGGTTTGAATAACTATCCATCAGTTCTCCTAAATTAATTAAATAAAGCTGCACATTACGAGGTACAATATAACCAACTAATATGCAGCCTGCAATCTTTTAGTTCTTAATCTTATAATCTTCCTTATCAAAATATGGTGTAATATTCATGATATCTTTAATTGAGCAAAGCTCGACATCTTTTTCTGCACCAATTGATATAAGATGTTGACCATGCTCAGAGTTTTTCATTATTTCCATTATGTTGTTGGAGTTATATCTATAAAAATCCCAAGCAATTCTTGAAGCATCATCAAGCTCAGTATTGTCTTTTAAGTTTCTTATCAAATCGATAATATAGCCTGCACAAATCGTATCTTCGTTAC contains:
- a CDS encoding adenylosuccinate lyase, giving the protein MDSYSNPLIERYCSKEMSFIFSPDFKFRTWRKLWIALAESEKELGLNITDEQIEEMKKFANDINYKEAQEYEKKFRHDVMAHVHAYGLQCKKADPIIHLGATSAYVGDNTDLIQLKDGLLEVRKKLILLIKKMRNFALSEKERPTLGFTHFQAAQITTVGKRTSLWLQSFISDFEELDFALSTLKFRGVKGTTGTQASFMSLFDNDESKVVKLDEMVTKKAGFEKRFIVTGQTYDRKTDYRVLSVLSSIAQSAHKCTNDIRLLQNLKEIEEPFEKDQIGSSAMAYKRNPMRSERVSSLAKFVISLTTSVAMTSSTQWFERTLDDSANKRLAVPQSFLAIDAILLILNNIFNGLVVYPKQIEKRLMEEIPFMATENILMQAVKKGGNRQELHELIRQFSMEAGKNVKLEGKSNNLLDLIADSDKFDLTKKELEEIIDPALYTGRASSQVVEFIENEVDPILNKYIDLEEIDSSLKV
- a CDS encoding FAD-binding protein → MCFDELLDTLGEDKCLLSIEERFVNRTDTTKIEGLPDCVVYANTKEDIIKTVLFSRKNNIPVIARGAGSGMSGGVCSHRGGIIICFEKMDKILNFKPLLRTMLVEPGVITSDIYKLASEKNLYYPPDPSSFTVSTIGGNVAENAGGLHCVKYGVTSKYVKGLRYIDNEGNDCSAGSLSKNYNPLASMMNGSEGTFGFIYEIELSLIPKPSFDKLFLLHLKSFEEAVKIVHKIKNTGISVSMMEIIDESAFEAVINYKKIDVPDFTKSLLLVEVDGFSFIDMLKRSEGLEKLLNEESVSFSASSEKETKDELSLVRRSISPAIRNLSPNKMNEDIVIPINRFKDIISIIRKISSETGIRIPIYGHAGDGNLHVNILYDKNDVILTEKAVRVAEAIFSQTIKLGGSISGEHGIGLAKKRFLGIQYGNNEMETFKKIKKSFDPDNLINPEKII